One Pectobacterium cacticida genomic window, CATCACACGCTCAAACAATTGCAGAGTGGAGGTATGAATATCACGCGCTTTCGCTCCGGCAATAATCCGTGTTTGCGGCGTGACGACCTTACGTAACATTCTCAACTGGTGTTCCAACAACGCCATCGTTTTGGGAATTTTCATTACCACCAGCGTAGGCGCATCGGGCAGATCCGCCAGGCTATCCAATAGCGTTACCGCATCGGGGGCATAACCGTTCAGTTCCAGATTATGTCGCGTCGCCAGTTGGCTGAGATAGGAGTCGCTGACACTAACGGGCGATTGCGCCTGCAAGCCGCACGCCAGTGCGCCGAAGGTATCATTGAAAATCAGGCACGGCCCCGGTGCGATGTCTAGCGTAGCCAGCTCCCGTAGTAGGTACTCATCGGCGGCATCCCATGCCTGTAGCGCCGAGGTTTCGTCGACCTGAGGGTAACGTACCAACGTCAGGACGCGTGTTTCCAATTCCAGTTGGCTCATTGGCCTCTCCTGTATTATAAAATTTGCGCTGTTTATCCCTTAAATTACCGCGTCAGTAAATGCTTTTCGCCACCAACCGTTCGTCTACAACAGAAAAAACGGATCCAAACAGATATGGCGGTTCCGGGCAATACCATGGAATGCAGCAAAAGACGCCGATATTCATTTGACCATGAATACCTTTTCACCTATCTTCTGTCAGGCAAAGGGGAGTAACTTTTCCGCCAGCTAATCGTCATTACGATGCGTACCGCATCCGGTTACTGGGCAGCGTTGATGAAATAGCATCATTCCTAATGAAACAGCTTCATTAGCGTTGTAAGTGAGACCTTGCCGGAAGAAGGCGAGGTGCATTTGCAGCGTTAATCACAAACGGCCAACGTCCTTCCGATGTTGGCCTTTTTGTTTCTTTTTAAGGATACCGCTATGCACTCTATCGGCACGCCCTGGTTGTGGGGCAGCTTCGCTGCCATTGTTATCGTGATGCTGACCATCGATCTGCTCTATCAAGGGCGCAAAGGCGCGATGGTCATGACGTTCAAACAGGCCGCGGTCTGGTCTATCATCTGGGTGACGCTCACGCTACTGTTTAACGCCGGCTTTTGGTGGTATCTGGATGGCGCGATGGGCCGCGAGGTTGCCAACACTCAAGCGCTGGCGTTCCTGACCGGTTATTTGATTGAGAAAGCCCTTGCCGTTGATAACGTCTTTGTCTGGCTGATGCTATTCGGCTATTTTGCCGTCCCCCCACAATATCAACGTCGCGTGCTAATTTATGGCGTATTAGGCGCTATCGTGCTGAGAACGTTGATGGTATTTGGCGGTAGCTGGCTGGTCACGCAGTTCCAGTGGGTGCTCTATGTATTCGGCGCATTTCTACTGTTTACCGGCCTGAAAATGGCTCTGGCGAAAGAGGAAGACGAAAATGTCGGCGACAAACCGCTGGTGCGCTGGCTACGTAACCATCTGCGGATGACGGATCGCATTGAAGATGAGAAATTCTTCGTCCGTCGTAACGGCATCCTGTATGCCACACCGCTGTTTCTGGTGCTGATTATGGTTGAAATCAGCGATGTTATTTTCGCGGTAGACAGCATCCCGGCGATTTTCGCCGTCACCACCGATCCTTTTATCGTTCTGACGTCAAACCTGTTCGCCATCCTCGGCCTGCGGGCAATGTTCTTCCTGCTGGCTGGCGTGGCCGAGCGCTTCTCACTGTTGAAATACGGGCTGGCGGTTATTCTGGTGTTCATTGGTGCCAAGATGATGCTGATCGAGATTTTCCATATTCCGGTGGCTATCTCTCTGGGGGTTGTCGTCGGCATTCTGGCGATCACCATGCTGATTAATATTTGGCTGAACAACCGCGCCGCGCGTTAATTTCCCTCCTCGCCGTACCTGATTAGGGTACGGCAATAGCGGGATTAGCCTACTTTTTCTGCGCGTCATCACCCGCAAATTGCGGCGATGCGAAATCGACGCTTAGTCGTAAAAATGACATCATCGCTTTCCTCAAAAACAAATATTCATATACTGATACGCGCAAGCACATCTCGTAACGGAAAAAAGGCCCCGACATAGGTCAAAGGTGTCTGATCCTGACTTATAACTACATTAGCGGAACGGTTATCCCGTCAAAAATATGGCAACTCAACATTCTCGTCTTTTGCAGTACTTTATGCATGGAAGCCTGGTTAAACAGATTCTTCTGGGGCTTTTCGCCGGTATTATTTTGGCCTCTCTGTCTACGCAGGCCGCATTAGCAGCCGGTTTATTGGGAACGCTATTCGTCGGCGCGTTGAAAGCGGTCGCTCCCGTTCTGGTGTTGGTGCTGGTAATGGCGTCTATCGCTAACCATCAGCAAGGGCAGAAAACCAATATCCGTCCGATTTTGTTCCTCTACCTCATCGGCACCTTCTCTGCGGCGTTGATTGCGGTAGTACTCAGTGTCCTCTTCCCTTCTACGCTGGCACTTAACGCGCATGCCACCGACATCACGCCACCGTCAGGCATTGTCGAGGTATTGGAAGGCCTGCTGATGAGCATCATCGCTAACCCGATTCACGCGTTGCTGAATGCTAATTACATTGGCATTCTGGTCTGGGCCGTAGGGCTGGGCATGGCCTTCCGCCACGGTTCGGACAGCACAAAGAGCATGATCAACGATGCGTCTAATGCAGTTACTCTGATTGTACGCGTGGTGATCCGCTTCGCACCGCTGGGGATTTTCGGTCTGGTGGCATCTACGCTAGCAAAAACCGGTTTCGGCGCGCTGTGGGGATACGCGCATTTGCTAATGGTGCTAATCGGCGGCATGCTGATGGTAGCATTGGTAGTCAATCCGCTAATTGTATTCTCGAAGATCCGACGTAACCCGTATCCATTGGTACTGCGCTGTCTGCGCGAAAGTGGCGTGACGGCGTTCTTTACCCGCAGTTCCGCTGCCAATATTCCGGTCAATATGGAGCTATGCCGCAAGCTGAATCTGGATGAAGACACCTATTCTGTTGCCATCCCACTCGGCGCCACCATCAATATGGCTGGCGCAGCAATTACCATCACCGTACTGACGCTAGCCGCTGCGCATACATTAGGTATTCCGATTGATGTACCGACCGCGCTGCTGCTCAGCATTGTGGCATCGCTGTGTGCCTGTGGCGCATCGGGCGTGGCGGGGGGATCGTTACTACTGATTCCGCTGGCATGTAGTATGTTTGGTATTTCTAACGATATCGCCATGCAAGTGGTCGCGGTAGGCTTTATCATCGGAGTGTTGCAGGATTCCGCCGAAACCGCGGTAAACTCATCGACGGATGTCATGTTTATCGCCGCCGTGTGTCATGCAGAGGATGCCAAACTGGCTGAAAAGAGCGCTTAAATCTGCTGTAACCCGAAGTTTTTCCCTTAAGCTGTCTCTTAGTCACCTTTATTATGCAGACGCAGAGACAGTTTCGTGCACCCTATATTGCTATTTCATATAGCCCATAGCATTCACGCCATTACGCTCTCTTTTCGGCGCTGAAGGGGTCGATGCCGCGCCGCTGCATGCGCCAGAAGCGAATGATATTAAAGCCGTTCATTAGCAGGAAGCTGCCTTCGATCAGCGATCCGCCAATCGACCCTAGCCAGATGTTATGAGCGACCCAGCAGGCGGTTGAGCACCACATCACACAACGCGTCGTTAGCCCAGAAGTACGAAATAGCGCCCAGGTACTGGCAACGGTGCCGACTATCGGCAGCAATTCCATCGCATGGTGCATGCCCGATAAACCAAAGAACAGCGTCAGCGCAATAAACACAAACATCACAAGAATATTATGTGTTTTCAGCGAGATGAGTGTTCTCGCCGAATTCAATAAGGCGCTGGCGCCTGCCGCATTGGCCCCCATTAGGAAGAAATGTAACCCAATGACGGCGCTGTATGCCGAGAGCTGTATTTTGAATTTTTGGTCGTTACGGTTAAAGAACATGGTAATGCCGACCAGAAACGCCAGCACACCAACAGACTGGGCAATCCAATACTGTGTCATGATCCCTGCCTCTATAAAATTAAAGCGAAAAAACGGCGTCATTAAAAATGAAACGCCGTTTTATTTTAGTTGGAATGAGCGAAACTTACAATGTCACACCACTCTTAAAGATCGCTAATTCACGGAAGTCATTAATCTCATTTTTGGTCTGTTTACCGTTAACAATCTCGACAATCAGATCGACAAACTGGCTTAACAGCGCTTCCATTGGCATCCCGTGAATCAGACGCCCGGCATCGAAATCAATCCAGTGCGGTTTCTTCTTCGCTAGCTCGCTGTTGGTCGCCAATTTTACCGTCGGCACAAACCCGCCATAGGGTGTACCACGCCCAGTACTAAACAGTACCATGTGGCAACCGGCCCCCGCCAGCGCGCTGGTGGCAACCGCATCATTCCCCGGTGCGCTAAGCAGGTTAAGCCCCGGCGTGTGTAAGCGCTCACCATATTTCAGCACGTCCACTACCTTACTCTGCCCCGCTTTTTGCGTACAGCCTAATGATTTTTCTTCCAGCGTGGTGATCCCGCCGGCTTTGTTGCCCGGTGAGGGGTTCTCATATATCGGCTGATTGTGCGCAATGAAGTACTGTTTAAAGTCATTCACCATGTGCACCGTTTTTTCAAACGTGGCTTCATCACGACAGCGACTCATCAGAATTCGCTCCGCTCCAAACATTTCAGGGACTTCAGTCAGCACCGTAGTGCCGCCGTTAGCGATCAGATAGTCAGAGAAACGACCTAACAATGGGTTGGCTGTAATACCGGATAACCCATCAGAACCACCACATTCCAAACCAAATTTCAGTTCGCTTAGCTTACCCGGCTCACGTTTATCATGGCGCATCGCCTCATAAAGCATATGCAACCGCTCCAGGCCCGCTTCGATTTCATCGTCCTGCTGCTGGCACACCATGAACATCACACGGTCAGAATCTACTTCACCCAATGTACTGCGGAACGCATCAACTTGATTGTTTTCACACCCCAGCCCAATCACCAGCACGGCCCCGGCATTCGGGTGCCGTACCATGTTTTGCAACATGGTGCGCGTGTTTTCGTGATCCTGACCAAGCTGTGAACAGCCAAACGTATGGCTAAACAGATAAACGCCATCGATTCCCTCTGCATCATGTGTTTCTTTCAGGAAACGCTGCTGGATCTGGCGCGCAATCCCATTCACACAGCCGACGGTGGGCAGAATCCACAGTTCGTTACGAACGCCTACGTCGCCATTTTTACGCCGATAGAGCTGTACGTCCCGATCGCCCATTTGTGGCGGCAGATCGATAAACTCAGGCTGATACTGATACTCATCCAGATCGCTGAGATTGGTCTTCGCATTCTGAGAGTGGATATGTTCTCCGGGAGCAATAGCGACCAGCGCATGGCCAATCGGCAGGCCATACTTGATAATCATGTCACCGGGTGCGATGTTTTTCAGCGCGAACTTATGCCCGCGCACGACAGGTTGCTGAAGTGTCACCGTATGGCTATCCACCGACACCGTTTCGCCTTGCTCAATATCACGCAAGGCGACAGCCACATTGTCCAGAGAATGAATTTTTATAATACTTTGCATGGATAACCCTTCTTGCTAATTAGCAATAGCCTGCCACGGCGGCGCGCATACCGCGATCAACGATGGCCTGTAATTGCTCCGTCACCTGTGTCGCTAAGCCAGGAACCTGCGTGAGATCCTGCCCCCAATGTTCAGCATCGCGTAGGACGGTATTCACCAATTCCGCCAAGCTGACGGTATCTGCATTTACACCTGCCCACAGCGTGGCGTAACGTTCCAGCCAATGGGCATCATCCTGTAATGGATAGGTTTGTCGTGCTGCCCCCTCTCCGCTACGTTCGCCGCGATAGAACGCGATCAACGCCGCCAATGCAAACGTCAGACGCACAGGTAACTTGCCGTGGCGTTCACGATAAGTCAGCAACTGCGGCAAGATTCGAGTACGGAATTTAGTCATGCCATTGAGCGAGATAGACAGTAACTGATGCTGAATGAAAGGATTACGAAAGCGGCCTAGCACGGCTTGAGCAAACGATGT contains:
- a CDS encoding TerC family protein; the encoded protein is MHSIGTPWLWGSFAAIVIVMLTIDLLYQGRKGAMVMTFKQAAVWSIIWVTLTLLFNAGFWWYLDGAMGREVANTQALAFLTGYLIEKALAVDNVFVWLMLFGYFAVPPQYQRRVLIYGVLGAIVLRTLMVFGGSWLVTQFQWVLYVFGAFLLFTGLKMALAKEEDENVGDKPLVRWLRNHLRMTDRIEDEKFFVRRNGILYATPLFLVLIMVEISDVIFAVDSIPAIFAVTTDPFIVLTSNLFAILGLRAMFFLLAGVAERFSLLKYGLAVILVFIGAKMMLIEIFHIPVAISLGVVVGILAITMLINIWLNNRAAR
- the sstT gene encoding serine/threonine transporter SstT; its protein translation is MATQHSRLLQYFMHGSLVKQILLGLFAGIILASLSTQAALAAGLLGTLFVGALKAVAPVLVLVLVMASIANHQQGQKTNIRPILFLYLIGTFSAALIAVVLSVLFPSTLALNAHATDITPPSGIVEVLEGLLMSIIANPIHALLNANYIGILVWAVGLGMAFRHGSDSTKSMINDASNAVTLIVRVVIRFAPLGIFGLVASTLAKTGFGALWGYAHLLMVLIGGMLMVALVVNPLIVFSKIRRNPYPLVLRCLRESGVTAFFTRSSAANIPVNMELCRKLNLDEDTYSVAIPLGATINMAGAAITITVLTLAAAHTLGIPIDVPTALLLSIVASLCACGASGVAGGSLLLIPLACSMFGISNDIAMQVVAVGFIIGVLQDSAETAVNSSTDVMFIAAVCHAEDAKLAEKSA
- a CDS encoding YgjV family protein; the protein is MTQYWIAQSVGVLAFLVGITMFFNRNDQKFKIQLSAYSAVIGLHFFLMGANAAGASALLNSARTLISLKTHNILVMFVFIALTLFFGLSGMHHAMELLPIVGTVASTWALFRTSGLTTRCVMWCSTACWVAHNIWLGSIGGSLIEGSFLLMNGFNIIRFWRMQRRGIDPFSAEKRA
- a CDS encoding UxaA family hydrolase is translated as MQSIIKIHSLDNVAVALRDIEQGETVSVDSHTVTLQQPVVRGHKFALKNIAPGDMIIKYGLPIGHALVAIAPGEHIHSQNAKTNLSDLDEYQYQPEFIDLPPQMGDRDVQLYRRKNGDVGVRNELWILPTVGCVNGIARQIQQRFLKETHDAEGIDGVYLFSHTFGCSQLGQDHENTRTMLQNMVRHPNAGAVLVIGLGCENNQVDAFRSTLGEVDSDRVMFMVCQQQDDEIEAGLERLHMLYEAMRHDKREPGKLSELKFGLECGGSDGLSGITANPLLGRFSDYLIANGGTTVLTEVPEMFGAERILMSRCRDEATFEKTVHMVNDFKQYFIAHNQPIYENPSPGNKAGGITTLEEKSLGCTQKAGQSKVVDVLKYGERLHTPGLNLLSAPGNDAVATSALAGAGCHMVLFSTGRGTPYGGFVPTVKLATNSELAKKKPHWIDFDAGRLIHGMPMEALLSQFVDLIVEIVNGKQTKNEINDFRELAIFKSGVTL